From a region of the Triticum aestivum cultivar Chinese Spring chromosome 7D, IWGSC CS RefSeq v2.1, whole genome shotgun sequence genome:
- the LOC123167931 gene encoding homeobox-leucine zipper protein ROC8, with product MDFGDDQEGGSESNQHQHHQQQNQNQRRKRYHRHTPRQIQTLEAMFKECPHPDEAQRANLSRELGLEARQIKFWFQNRRTQMKAQHERQDNCFLRQENDKIRCENIAMREALKNVICPTCGGPPIAEDYFDEQKLRMENARLKQELDSVAGLTAKYLGRPFTQLPQGTPQMNVSSLDLSMGGVPMGGVPMGGGHHQQFGGGLSLDLDLLSGAGLGMPLSDMPTMHLPAPVTEKERPLLAKMATRAMDELIRLTQQGDNVWVKIPGGDGRETIDVQAYDSIYSKPGSSNFRAGDIRVEGSRDSAIVCMSPVNLVEVFMDPSKFMEFFPSIVSHARITDPLVNGLNGRNESLVMMYEQLQFMTPAVPTREFSFLRYCRQIDQGMWAIADVSADMQREAHYGAPPPRSRRLPSGCLIADMTNGYSKVTWVEHMEIEDKSPIGPLYRDIVQSGAAFGAHRWVAALHRACERYASSLEVPGVMHGETTGVTAEGRRSMMALSQRMVSSFCGGMTASPQHQWTTMPGAAGNEVCVRVSMNQGAQPGHPNGVVLGAATSVWLPVPADHVFGFLRDENTRTQWDVLCKENSVQPVSRIPNGPNPGNCITLLRALSPSQAPQGGQATMLVLQESCTDTSGCSMVVHSPIDIPAANMMMSGADPSGIPLLPSGFAIWPAGVGGGASTSAAATPMAAGCIVSVAFQILISSLPSSKLNAESIATVNNLVSTTVQNIKAALNCV from the exons ATGGACTTCGGGGATGACCAGGAGGGGGGATCCGAGAGCAACCAGCACCAGCACCACCAGCAGCAGAACCAGAACCAGCGGCGCAAGCGCTACCATCGCCACACGCCGCGCCAGATTCAGACGCTCGAGGC GATGTTCAAGGAGTGCCCCCACCCCGACGAGGCGCAGCGCGCCAATCTCAGCCGCGAGCTCGGCCTCGAGGCCCGCCAGATCAAGTTCTGGTTCCAGAACCGGCGCACGCAGATGAAG GCACAGCACGAACGGCAGGACAACTGTTTCCTGCGGCAGGAGAACGACAAGATCCGGTGCGAGAACATCGCCATGCGGGAGGCGCTGAAGAATGTCATCTGCCCCACCTGCGGCGGCCCGCCCATCGCGGAAGACTACTTCGACGAGCAGAAGCTCCGGATGGAGAACGCGCGCCTCAAGCAGGAGCTCGACAGCGTCGCCGGCCTCACCGCCAAGTACCTCGGCCGCCCCTTCACGCAGCTGCCGCAGGGGACGCCGCAGATGAACGTCTCCTCGCTCGACCTCTCCATGGGCGGGGTGCCAATGGGCGGCGTGCCGATGGGCGGAGGGCACCACCAGCAGTTCGGCGGCGGCCTGTCGCTGGACCTCGACCTCCTCAGCGGGGCTGGCCTGGGCATGCCGTTGTCGGACATGCCGACCATGCATCTGCCGGCGCCCGTGACTGAAAAGGAGCGCCCCTTGTTGGCCAAGATGGCCACGCGGGCCATGGACGAGTTGATCCGGCTCACCCAGCAGGGCGACAACGTCTGGGTCAAGATCCCCGGCGGCGACGGCCGGGAGACCATCGACGTCCAGGCGTACGACTCCATCTACTCCAAGCCCGGCAGCAGCAACTTCCGCGCCGGAGACATCCGCGTCGAGGGCTCCCGGGACTCGGCAATCGTGTGCATGAGCCCCGTCAACCTCGTCGAAGTGTTCATGGACCCG AGCAAGTTCATGGAGTTCTTCCCAAGCATCGTGTCCCACGCGCGGATCACTGACCCCCTCGTCAATGGCCTGAACGGGAGGAACGAGTCCCTCGTCATG ATGTACGAGCAGCTCCAGTTCATGACGCCGGCCGTCCCGACCCGCGAGTTCAGCTTCCTCCGCTACTGCCGGCAGATCGACCAGGGCATGTGGGCCATCGCCGACGTCTCCGCGGACATGCAGCGCGAGGCCCACTacggcgcgccgccgccgcgctcccgcCGCCTCCCGTCCGGCTGCCTCATCGCCGACATGACCAATGGCTACTCCAAG GTGACCTGGGTCGAACACATGGAGATCGAGGACAAGAGCCCGATCGGCCCCCTGTACCGCGACATCGTGCAGAGCGGCGCCGCCTTCGGGGCGCACCGCTGGGTCGCCGCGCTGCACCGCGCCTGCGAGCGCTACGCTTCCTCACTCGAGGTGCCCGGCGTGATGCACGGCGAGACCACCGGAG TGACGGCCGAAGGGAGACGCAGCATGATGGCGCTGTCGCAGCGCATGGTGAGCAGCTTCTGCGGGGGCATGACGGCGTCGCCGCAGCACCAGTGGACGACCATGCCCGGCGCCGCCGGCAACGAGGTGTGCGTGCGCGTGTCCATGAACCAGGGCGCCCAGCCGGGGCATCCCAACGGCGTGGTGCTCGGCGCCGCCACCTCCGTCTGGCTCCCCGTCCCCGCCGACCACGTCTTCGGCTTCCTCCGCGACGAGAACACGCGCACCCAG TGGGACGTCCTGTGCAAGGAGAATTCGGTGCAGCCGGTGTCGCGCATCCCCAACGGCCCCAATCCCGGGAACTGCATCACCCTGCTGCGG GCCCTGAGCCCGAGCCAGGCTCCCCAAGGTGGCCAGGCCACCATGCTGGTGCTGCAGGAGAGCTGCACGGACACGTCGGGGTGCTCCATGGTGGTTCACTCGCCCATCGACATCCCGGCGGCCAACATGATGATGAGCGGCGCCGACCCGTCGGGCATCCCGCTGCTGCCCTCGGGGTTCGCCATCTGGCCcgcgggcgtgggcggcggcgcgtccaccagcgccgccgccaccccgaTGGCGGCCGGGTGCATCGTCAGCGTCGCCTTCCAGATCCTCATCAGCAGCCTGCCGTCGTCCAAGCTCAACGCCGAGTCCATCGCCACCGTCAACAACCTCGTCAGCACCACCGTCCAGAACATCAAGGCCGCCCTCAACTGCGTCTAG